One window of the Salvelinus fontinalis isolate EN_2023a chromosome 2, ASM2944872v1, whole genome shotgun sequence genome contains the following:
- the LOC129813912 gene encoding malignant fibrous histiocytoma-amplified sequence 1 homolog → MIPPNENKEVSVCKTMGDKENNLKTAKLWRDAALRSRKLRSNLRQLTLCSQNREKIILPENISDIEVLNLGNNSLHELPEGLGATLTNLRSLVLRRNKFVTVPFVVFELGPLVELDMSHNCLGHFSEDIGLLKGLKKLCISHNNIQYLPSQIGALHCLEELDISFNDICDFPRSFSQLKRLRSLDADHNKLNQFPPEILALSDMEELDCSGNTFACLPDDIIKLQSIKNLWLSSIHISTLPDTFCHLQNLESLMLDSNNLTALPHSFGNLQRLKMVNLSSNELEEFPQVILNITGLEELYLSRNKLSFVPEEIGQLHRLANLWLDNNNITYLPNSIVELNRLEELVLQGNQIAILPDNFGKLSKVNIWKVKDNPLIQPPYEVCMKGIPYIGAYQKELAHSQLAVKPRLKLVLMGMKNAGKTQLRQSVVSEQQDANSAQGNKGVDVTNWVADADRSLTFLVYDLSGKPNYDLIKPFFLSPGALYILVVNLKAYSPKSFYTHVGYFLHLLNAKVPHAVVCMVGTHTDLCGDMEVEGKSLDIHRQISLQEKWDTHCLRSLAHQVDQALEQGYNVRTSSPHILFYGVTDKNLRRKKAQLQYMLNHRLQILSPVLCVSCTESQINIQRLREKLMSVADHRDIFPNLHRVLPKSWQMLEELHFKPQDLWLSWWDSAGLGLQAGLTEDRLQSALSYLHESGKLLYFEDSLTLKEYVFHNLPRFIAILNVFFQRDESTLLERLLSDSEKGDKRRASVVIDGEKGENLRATHLQHQVEGFLSHGLLSSNVIRLLLRPLIQTQQDLHLIMELLEKMGVCYCINKPRSKPLNGATVWYRFPSYVSNEEPHAEAWVNGSSVAASQFFSVEQLQIEYSFPFLFPPGLFARYSVQINSHVVQRSDSRHQIFAYRGKVPVVVSYQPARGRLQAESLSIASHASLPNIWTAWQAIIPLVEELNVLLQEWPGLYYTVHVLCSKCLKRGSPNPHTFPGELLSQPRPEGLTEIICPKNGSERVNVALVYPPMPTVVSPCLK, encoded by the coding sequence ATGATTCCTCCCAATGAAAACAAGGAGGTGTCGGTCTGCAAAACCATGGGGGACAAGGAGAACAATCTCAAAACGGCTAAATTGTGGAGAGATGCTGCACTCCGCTCTAGGAAGCTGCGAAGCAACCTGCGACAACTCACCCTCTGCTCCCAAAACAGGGAGAAGATCATTCTACCTGAAAATATAAGCGATATAGAGGTACTCAATCTGGGCAATAACTCGTTGCACGAGCTACCAGAAGGATTGGGGGCAACCCTCACAAACCTGCGTAGCCTTGTCCTCCGCAGGAATAAATTTGTCACAGTTCCTTTTGTGGTGTTTGAACTGGGTCCTCTTGTGGAGCTGGACATGAGCCACAACTGCTTGGGCCACTTCTCTGAGGACATAGGTCTGCTCAAGGGGCTGAAAAAGCTCTGCATCAGTCACAACAACATCCAGTACCTGCCATCACAGATTGGGGCACTGCATTGTTTAGAGGAGCTGGACATAAGCTTCAATGACATATGTGATTTCCCGAGGTCCTTCTCACAGCTCAAGAGGCTCCGTTCTCTGGATGCTGATCACAATAAGCTGAACCAGTTTCCCCCAGAGATTCTTGCCCTCAGTGACATGGAGGAGCTCGACTGCTCTGGAAATACGTTTGCGTGTCTACCAGATGACATCATTAAGCTGCAGTCCATCAAGAACCTGTGGCTCAGCAGCATTCACATCTCCACGTTACCAGACACGTTCTGTCACCTGCAAAACCTAGAGAGCCTGATGCTGGACAGTAACAACCTCACAGCTCTGCCTCATTCCTTTGGCAACCTGCAGAGACTTAAAATGGTCAATCTATCCTCTAATGAGCTTGAGGAGTTTCCCCAGGTTATCCTAAACATCACAGGACTAGAAGAGCTTTACCTGAGCAGAAATAAACTGTCTTTTGTTCCAGAGGAGATAGGCCAGCTGCATAGGCTGGCAAACCTCTGGTTAGACAATAATAACATTACTTATCTGCCCAACTCCATTGTGGAGCTAAATAGATTGGAGGAGCTTGTTTTACAGGGTAACCAAATAGCCATACTTCCAGATAACTTTGGAAAACTCTCCAAGGTAAACATTTGGAAGGTGAAGGATAACCCCCTCATCCAGCCTCCCTATGAGGTCTGTATGAAGGGGATCCCCTACATCGGTGCTTATCAAAAGGAACTCGCACATTCCCAGCTGGCTGTGAAACCCAGGTTAAAACTGGTCCTGATGGGAATGAAAAATGCTGGGAAAACACAGCTCAGGCAGAGTGTTGTGAGTGAGCAGCAGGATGCCAACTCTGCTCAGGGAAACAAAGGGGTTGATGTGACTAACTGGGTAGCGGACGCCGATCGCAGTCTTACATTTTTAGTGTATGACCTGTCAGGGAAGCCAAACTATGACCTCATCAAACCTTTTTTTCTCTCACCTGGTGCTCTGTACATCCTTGTTGTGAATCTGAAAGCATACTCACCCAAGAGCTTTTACACCCACGTGGGCtacttcctccacctcctcaatGCCAAAGTGCCCCACGCTGTGGTCTGCATGGTGGGCACGCACACAGACCTGTGTGGAGACATGGAGGTGGAGGGGAAGAGCCTTGATATCCACAGACAGATTTCCCTGCAGGAGAAGTGGGACACCCATTGCCTGCGGAGCCTTGCCCATCAGGTGGACCAGGCCCTGGAGCAGGGCTACAACGTCCGCACCTCCAGCCCTCACATCCTCTTCTACGGCGTcacagacaaaaacctgagacgGAAGAAAGCCCAGCTGCAGTACATGCTGAACCACAGGCTACAGATCCTGTCCCCTGTCCTGTGTGTCAGCTGCACGGAGAGCCAGATAAATATCCAGAGGCTGAGGGAGAAGCTCATGTCAGTGGCTGACCATCGCGACATCTTCCCCAACCTCCACCGCGTGCTGCCCAAGTCCTGGCAGATGCTGGAGGAGCTGCACTTTAAGCCCCAGGATCTGTGGCTCTCGTGGTGGGACTCGGCCGGTTTGGGCCTCCAGGCTGGGCTCACGGAGGACCGCCTGCAGAGTGCCCTGTCCTACCTACACGAGAGTGGGAAGCTACTCTACTTCGAGGACAGTCTGACACTAAAGGAGTATGTCTTCCACAACCTGCCACGCTTCATTGCCATCCTCAACGTCTTCTTCCAGAGGGATGAGTCCACGCTGCTGGAGAGACTACTATCGGACAGTGAGAAGGGGGACAAGAGGAGGGCTAGTGTAGTTATAgatggggagaagggagagaaccTCAGGGCTACCCATCTACAGCACCAAGTGGAGGGCTTCCTCAGCCACGGCCTCCTGTCTTCTAACGTCATCCGGCTGCTCCTGAGACCTCTCATCCAAACCCAGCAGGACCTCCACCTCATCATGGAGCTGCTAGAGAAGATGGGGGTCTGCTACTGCATTAACAAGCCCCGCAGCAAGCCTCTGAACGGGGCCACCGTCTGGTACAGGTTCCCCAGCTATGTCAGCAATGAGGAGCCCCATGCCGAGGCCTGGGTGAACGGCAGCTCAGTGGCTGCTAGTCAGTTCTTCTCTGTGGAGCAGCTGCAGATTGAATACAGCTTCCCCTTTCTCTTCCCTCCTGGACTGTTTGCACGCTACAGTGTGCAGATCAACAGCCATGTGGTTCAGCGGTCAGACAGTAGGCACCAGATCTTTGCCTATCGCGGTAAAGTGCCTGTGGTGGTCAGTTACCAGCCGGCTCGGGGCAGGCTGCAGGCCGAGTCACTGTCCATAGCCAGCCATGCCTCCCTGCCAAATATCTGGACTGCTTGGCAAGCGATAATCCCACTGGTTGAGGAGCTGAATGTCCTTCTGCAGGAGTGGCCCGGGCTCTACTACACTGTTCATGTTCTGTGTTCCAAGTGCCTCAAGAGAGGGTCACCCAACCCACACACCTTTCCGG
- the LOC129814005 gene encoding 3'-5' exoribonuclease 1-like, translating into MSKMEEYKENVQDRGGNVKLSSKPEEDDKSCSRVRVCSNIGEPVPQASPNHGDFSDPVYKEIALANGHINRMNKDELWAKLAELKLDTRGVKDVMKKRLKNYYKKQKLSMTQSVTAGEATDTYYDYVCVVDFEATCEQDNPADFTHEIIEFPMVLLNTHTLEIEDTFQEYVRPEVNTQLSEFCVKLTGITQKMVDDADTFPDVLERVVLWLQEKELGTKYKYTLLTDGSWDMSKFMNTQCRLNRLRYPQFAKKWINIKKLYGNFYKVPRTQTKLSSMLEKLGLKYEGRPHSGLDDSRNIAHIVMRMLQDGCQLRINERMHEGQLRTVPSSAPVEGAPPPHTPRSRD; encoded by the exons ATGTCAAAAATGGAGGAATACAAGGAGAATGTTCAAGACAGGGGTGGCAATGTGAAATTGTCCTCTAAACCGGAGGAAGATGACAAG TCTTGCAGCAGAGTCAGAGTTTGTAGTAACATCGGTGAACCCGTCCCTCAAGCATCTCCTAATCACGGCGACTTCAGTGATCCTGTTTACAAAGAGATTGCTCTTGCAAATGGACATATCAACCGCATGAACAAGGATGAGCTTTGGGCCAAACTGGCAGAATTGAAGCTTGACACAAG gggtgtgaAGGATGTGATGAAGAAGCGGTTGAAGAACTACTACAAGAAACAGAAGCTGTCGATGACGCAGTCTGTGACAGCGGGTGAAGCCACGGATACCTACTACGACTACGTCTGCGTGGTGGACTTTGAAGCAACGTGTGAACAGGACAACCCTGCTGACTTTACTCATGAAATCATTGAGTTCCCAATGGTCCTGCTCAACACGCACACTTTAGAGATT GAAGACACCTTTCAGGAATATGTCAGACCAGAAGTTAACACACAGCTGTCAGAGTTCTGTGTAAAGTTGACAGGAATAACACAG AAAATGGTTGATGACGCAGACACGTTCCCTGATGTCCTTGAGCGGGTTGTGCTTTGGCTTCAGGAGAAAGAGCTTGGCACAAAATACAAATACACTCTTCTTACAGACGG ATCTTGGGACATGAGCAAGTTCATGAACACCCAGTGCCGTTTAAATCGTCTCAGATATCCACAGTTTGCAAAGAAGTGGATCAACATCAAAAAATTATATGGGAACTTCTATAAG GTCCCTCGCACCCAGACCAAGCTGAGTAGCATGCTTGAGAAGCTGGGACTAAAATACGAGGGCCGCCCTCACTCTGGCCTGGATGACTCGCGCAATATTGCCCACATTGTGATGCGCATGCTGCAAGACGGCTGCCAACTGCGCATCAACGAGCGCATGCACGAAGGACAGCTGCGGACTGTGCCCAGCTCTGCCCCTGTGGAAGGAGCCCCACCCCCACATACCCCCCGCAGCAGAGACTAG